In the genome of Geotrypetes seraphini chromosome 16, aGeoSer1.1, whole genome shotgun sequence, one region contains:
- the AP1S1 gene encoding AP-1 complex subunit sigma-1A, translating to MRFMILFSRQGKLRLQKWYTATADREKKKMVRELMQVVLSRKPKMCSFLEWRDLKIVYKRYASLYFCCAVETQDNELLTLELIHRYVELLDKYFGSVCELDIIFNFEKAYFILDEFLMGGEIQDTSKKSVLKAIEQSDMLQEEDDSPRSVLEEMGLA from the exons ATGCGCTTTATGATCCTGTTCAGCCGCCAGGGGAAGCTGCGGCTGCAGAAATGGTACACAGCCACGGCAGACCGCGAGAAAAAGAAGATGGTTCGGGAGCTAATGCAAGTGGTTTTGTCACGCAAACCCAAGATGTGCAGCTTCCTGGAGTGGAGAGACCTAAAAATCGTTTACAAGAG GTATGCCAGCCTCTATTTCTGCTGTGCAGTCGAAACTCAGGATAACGAGCTCCTCACTCTGGAACTGATTCACCGCTATGTTGAGCTTCTTGATAAATATTTTGGCAGT GTCTGCGAACTAGATATTATCTTCAATTTTGAGAAGGCCTACTTCATCTTGGATGAGTTCCTAATGGGAGGAGAGATCCAAGATACGTCTAAGAAGAGCGTACTGAAAGCCATTGAACAGTCAGATATGTTACAggag